Proteins encoded together in one Monomorium pharaonis isolate MP-MQ-018 chromosome 8, ASM1337386v2, whole genome shotgun sequence window:
- the LOC118647097 gene encoding uncharacterized protein LOC118647097, giving the protein MQASLNMIEKIMEGANKMMEQMVRVSEVNLEEQRVKLRCLEVTKNNTQSLENLEESHVQKSKELELNNKKRKLEEMIHGSEHKGKEVVNNNKSLEVIKSVIKSELNNQKLNIKREYKLTQKSNFDLWLDYLRSELMSNDLLDVIDLEVAGPENLTESRTIKRNNLVRDIIINHLDEEYHKRILHERDSRVILKKLRGYKKSETNVTHTSVRARLYQMKMRRDEKVSDFCERFDSIIREYETCEDAVPLTEQEIRSSFYQAVSSNIPELRGVDLIRRHTNLKEMNIDEIKSFILQLEAEKRSEVRDKPRAQRVATNIRGKPENRCYRCNKDGHWAKECPLADTNTWFCYYCQRVRTHKGDDCPFSKTQSTDKFRGKRYKNKTFILERKQNKIKREHKGFKKNIRGKTVKKENKEDKKLKKSSKISADEEKLESGKNRFLKSLDDPKELISFIADSGATDHIVNTNIILSNFEKCENKFIKCANKNGFVDPWFNMG; this is encoded by the coding sequence ATGCAGGCATCGCTCAACatgattgaaaaaattatggaaGGAGCGAACAAAATGATGGAGCAAATGGTCAGAGTGTCGGAGGTCAACCTGGAAGAACAGAGAGTTAAACTTAGATGTTTAGAggtaactaaaaataacacacaAAGTTTAGAGAATTTAGAGGAAAGCCATGTTCAAAAGTCAAAAGAGttagagttaaataataaaaagagaaaattagaGGAAATGATCCATGGATCTGAGCATAAAGGAAAAGAggtagttaataataataaaagtctaGAGGTAATTAAGAGtgtaattaaaagtgaattaaataatcaaaaactaaatattaaaagagaatATAAGCTGACGCAAAAATCCAACTTCGATCTCTGGTTAGATTATCTAAGATCAGAATTAATGAGTAACGATTTGCTAGATGTCATAGATTTAGAAGTAGCTGGTCCGGAAAATCTTACAGAGTCAAGgacaattaaaagaaataacctTGTTAGagacataataattaatcatttagaTGAAGAATACCATAAGAGAATTTTACATGAACGCGATTCTAgagtaattttaaagaaattaagagGATATAAAAAGAGTGAGACAAATGTTACTCACACATCCGTAAGAGCTCGTTTATATCAAATGAAGATGAGAAGAGACGAAAAAGTGAGTGATTTTTGCGAACGCTTTGACTCAATTATTAGAGAATATGAGACGTGTGAAGATGCAGTCCCTCTCACTGAACAAGAAATCAGATCTTCGTTCTATCAGGCTGTGTCTTCTAACATACCTGAATTAAGAGGCGTTGATCTGATTAGAAGACATACAAACTTGAAAGAGATGAACATAGATGAAATAAAATCATTCATCCTACAGTTAGAAGCAGAGAAGAGGTCAGAGGTGAGAGACAAACCTAGAGCCCAGAGAGTAGCCACTAATATAAGAGGAAAACCGGAAAACAGATGTTACCGGTGCAACAAAGACGGTCACTGGGCAAAGGAGTGTCCACTGGCCGATACAAACACCTGGTTTTGTTACTACTGCCAGAGGGTCAGGACTCACAAAGGGGACGACTGCCCATTTTCCAAGACTCAGTCCACGGATAAATTTAGAGGAAAAaggtacaaaaataaaacgtttatattagaaagaaaacaaaataaaatcaaacgcGAACATAAGGGCTTTAAGAAAAACATTAGAGGAAAAACggttaagaaagaaaataaagaggacaaaaagttaaagaaatCATCAAAAATCTCAGCAGATGAAGAAAAACTAGAATCAGGTAAGAATAGGTTTTTAAAGAGTTTAGATGATCCTAAAGAATTAATTAGCTTCATCGCGGATTCAGGAGCAACTGATCACATTGtaaacacaaatataattttgtcaaattttgagAAATGCGAGAATAAGTTCATTAAGTGTGCGAACAAGAATGGGTTTGTTGACCCATGGTTCAACATGGGTTGA
- the LOC118647098 gene encoding uncharacterized protein LOC118647098, with product MSKICQYCVVREYIFNQDPVKQFVDLATKPLHFFKRTICIAHNAKAFDAQFILRYFAMRGSMNEMPSIILNGTNIVVMTIGHTTFFDSLNFFHMPLSALPKAFALGSCTTKGTFPHLFNTPENQNYIGPLPDIKYYSPCYMHNDERERFLLWYNKEKHSNYIFDFAKEIVRYCKNDVTILRRACLAFRKMFIECGKVCPFEESTTIASACSRVYRKNFLQRNSIGIIPTGDYRRGQKQSRKAISWLIWKEHELGRIITHAGRGRETRLPEVILVNGYYEETIENTMIKHVLQFHGCYWHGCSR from the coding sequence ATGTCAAAAATATGTCAATATTGCGTTGTGcgcgaatatatatttaatcaagaTCCTGTAAAGCAATTCGTTGACTTAGCAACAAAACcgttacattttttcaaacgCACAATCTGTATTGCTCATAATGCAAAAGCTTTTGAtgctcaatttattttacgatattttgcTATGCGAGGTAGTATGAATGAGATGccatcaataatattaaatggtACAAACATCGTTGTAATGACAATAGGTCACACTACATTTTTTGAtagcttaaatttttttcacatgcCGTTAAGCGCTTTACCGAAAGCTTTTGCACTTGGTAGTTGTACTACAAAAGGCACATTCCcgcatttatttaatacacctgaaaatcaaaattatataggaCCATTAccagatataaaatattattcaccaTGTTATATGCATAACGATGAACGCGAACGTTTTTTACTTTGGTATAACAAGGAAAAACATTCAAactatatatttgattttgcaaAAGAAATTGTGCGATACTGCAAAAATGATGTAACAATATTACGCCGAGCTTGTTTAGCTTTtcgtaaaatgtttattgaatGTGGTAAGGTTTGTCCTTTCGAGGAGAGTACAACAATAGCATCGGCCTGCTCACGTGtttatcgtaaaaattttcttcaaagaAATAGTATAGGTATTATACCTACAGGGGATTATCGACGGGGTCAAAAACAATCGCGTAAAGCTATTTCTTGGTTGATTTGGAAGGAACATGAATTGGGTCGTATTATAACTCATGCTGGGCGTGGTCGTGAAACACGGTTACCCGAAGTTATCTTGGTTAACGGATATTACGAAGAAACTATTGAGAACACGATGATTAAACATGTTTTACAGTTTCACGGTTGTTATTGGCATGGTTGTTCCCGATGA